A window of the Dickeya dianthicola NCPPB 453 genome harbors these coding sequences:
- a CDS encoding helix-turn-helix domain-containing protein, producing the protein MQKRSIQRGRPAGATTFEAEPAQAFGAAVRALRTEQGVAQETLANLADIERSHMGKIERGEHMPTLAIILKIARALGCSSADLMTATESRLTASEPEH; encoded by the coding sequence ATGCAGAAGCGATCAATCCAGCGCGGCCGACCGGCTGGCGCCACCACTTTCGAGGCCGAACCGGCGCAAGCCTTCGGCGCGGCGGTGCGCGCGCTGAGAACAGAGCAAGGGGTCGCCCAAGAGACGCTGGCCAACCTGGCCGACATCGAGCGTTCACACATGGGCAAGATCGAGCGCGGCGAACACATGCCCACGCTGGCGATCATTCTCAAGATCGCACGGGCGCTGGGTTGCAGTTCGGCCGACTTGATGACGGCGACGGAAAGCCGTCTGACGGCTTCCGAGCCGGAGCACTGA
- a CDS encoding DUF736 domain-containing protein — MANIGIFTADKDGFTGTLRTLTLNVKVKLVPNDKGSSENAPDFRMQAASHDIGAAWKKISQAERPYVSVSLDDPSFPATVYARLIEGEDGTHNLIWSRSKGD; from the coding sequence ATGGCCAACATCGGCATCTTCACCGCAGACAAAGACGGCTTCACCGGCACGCTTCGTACCCTGACGCTCAACGTCAAGGTCAAGCTGGTTCCCAACGACAAGGGCAGCAGCGAGAACGCCCCCGACTTCCGCATGCAGGCGGCTAGCCACGACATCGGCGCAGCGTGGAAAAAAATCAGCCAAGCCGAACGGCCCTACGTATCGGTGAGCCTGGATGATCCTTCGTTCCCGGCCACCGTCTATGCCCGTCTCATCGAAGGCGAGGATGGCACGCACAACCTGATCTGGTCGCGCAGCAAGGGCGACTGA